One genomic region from Leptolyngbyaceae cyanobacterium JSC-12 encodes:
- a CDS encoding hypothetical protein (IMG reference gene:2510097773), producing the protein MSWKEGHRLICVRDNTPRENSAANLLRAYVKEQNKGWVTVVCPNTWIVVSRYQEQFEKDGWQLEESREFETTSSSGSGNFSNN; encoded by the coding sequence ATGAGCTGGAAAGAAGGTCATCGGTTAATTTGTGTTCGGGACAACACTCCTCGTGAGAATTCTGCAGCGAATCTGTTGAGGGCATACGTTAAAGAACAAAATAAAGGCTGGGTCACGGTGGTTTGTCCAAATACCTGGATCGTGGTCAGTCGTTATCAAGAGCAATTCGAGAAAGATGGCTGGCAACTGGAAGAATCGCGTGAATTTGAGACGACTTCTTCTAGTGGATCTGGTAACTTCTCAAACAATTGA
- a CDS encoding hypothetical protein (IMG reference gene:2510097769): MSLPTTPSSTQVQSTSPSSPPPVKTPVPLTIPTTPSPTVTLKESAKVTVEVPTSSTIPFNPFDPTWIKLWEQVGPISYLGLLCVFIWLLTRLVETVKSK; this comes from the coding sequence ATGTCTTTACCAACAACCCCATCATCAACTCAGGTTCAAAGTACATCACCTAGTTCACCACCCCCCGTCAAAACTCCTGTTCCATTAACCATTCCAACCACACCATCACCAACCGTTACCCTTAAAGAGTCAGCAAAAGTTACGGTTGAAGTCCCCACCAGTTCAACGATTCCATTCAACCCATTCGATCCAACCTGGATAAAACTTTGGGAACAGGTTGGTCCTATTAGCTATCTTGGGCTGTTGTGCGTATTTATCTGGCTCTTGACTCGCTTAGTAGAAACTGTCAAGAGTAAGTAG
- a CDS encoding 2-isopropylmalate synthase/homocitrate synthase family protein (IMG reference gene:2510097772~PFAM: HMGL-like; LeuA allosteric (dimerisation) domain~TIGRFAM: 2-isopropylmalate synthase/homocitrate synthase family protein): MTSKTSRQIWIYDTTLRDGAQREGLSLSTEDKIRIARRLDCLGIPFIEGGWPGANPKDVQFFWQMQEEPLTQAELVAFCSTRRPGIAASEDPLLQPILAAGTRWVTIFGKSWDLHVTEGLKTTLDENLAMIGDTIKYLRGNGRRVIYDAEHWFDGYKRNRDYALETLRVAIAAGAEWLVFCDTNGGTLPHEIAQIVQEIVSTFHETSLQFGIHPHNDSDTAVANAIAAVMQGATMVQGTINGYGERCGNANLCSVIPNLQIKLGFDCISETQLAQLTETSRFVSEVVNLAPNDHAPFVGLSAFAHKGGIHVSAVERNPLTYEHIQPQQVGNGRRIVISDQSGLSNILAKARSFGIDLDKQDPTCRQILQRLKSLESEGYQFEAAEASFELLMREALGQRSRPFEVKGFQVHYDMTSGQQMLCATSLATVKLAVDGNDILEAAEGNGPVAALDAALRKALINVYPEIASFHLTDYKVRILDGTAGTSAKTRVLIESSNGHQRWTTVGVSGNILEASYHAVVEGLEYGLLLQQQAKEAIAASAS, from the coding sequence ATGACTTCTAAGACATCTCGCCAAATTTGGATTTACGACACCACCCTCCGAGACGGTGCTCAACGCGAAGGACTTTCTTTGTCTACTGAAGACAAGATCCGTATTGCCAGACGGCTTGATTGCCTCGGCATTCCCTTCATCGAAGGTGGGTGGCCCGGTGCTAATCCTAAGGATGTGCAGTTTTTCTGGCAGATGCAGGAAGAACCATTGACTCAGGCGGAACTGGTGGCATTCTGTTCTACTCGTCGTCCTGGAATTGCAGCGAGTGAAGATCCACTGTTGCAGCCGATCCTGGCAGCCGGTACACGGTGGGTCACAATTTTTGGTAAATCCTGGGATCTGCATGTGACCGAAGGGTTAAAGACTACCCTGGATGAAAACCTGGCAATGATTGGAGATACCATCAAATACCTCCGGGGCAATGGTCGTCGTGTAATTTACGATGCGGAGCACTGGTTTGATGGCTACAAGCGGAATCGAGACTACGCTCTAGAAACATTGAGAGTTGCGATCGCGGCAGGAGCGGAATGGCTTGTTTTTTGTGATACTAACGGCGGCACTCTACCCCACGAAATCGCTCAGATTGTACAGGAAATTGTAAGCACGTTTCATGAAACATCTCTGCAATTTGGCATTCATCCTCACAACGATTCAGATACGGCGGTAGCTAACGCGATCGCAGCAGTAATGCAAGGGGCAACGATGGTTCAGGGCACCATTAATGGCTATGGCGAACGCTGCGGCAATGCCAATCTTTGTTCTGTAATTCCCAACTTGCAAATCAAACTAGGATTTGATTGCATCTCTGAGACACAATTAGCTCAATTGACAGAAACCAGTCGGTTTGTGAGTGAAGTCGTAAACTTGGCGCCTAATGACCACGCTCCGTTTGTGGGATTGTCAGCTTTTGCTCACAAGGGCGGCATTCATGTGAGTGCTGTTGAACGCAACCCTTTAACCTACGAACATATTCAGCCGCAGCAAGTGGGGAATGGTCGCCGGATTGTCATCTCAGATCAATCGGGGTTGAGTAACATCCTGGCAAAAGCTCGCAGCTTTGGCATTGATTTAGACAAGCAAGATCCCACCTGTCGTCAAATATTGCAACGATTGAAATCGCTGGAAAGTGAAGGCTATCAGTTTGAAGCAGCGGAAGCCAGTTTTGAATTATTGATGCGAGAAGCATTAGGGCAGCGATCGCGCCCGTTTGAAGTGAAAGGATTTCAGGTGCATTATGATATGACTTCTGGTCAGCAAATGCTCTGCGCCACCTCTCTAGCCACCGTTAAACTGGCAGTGGATGGCAATGATATTCTCGAAGCTGCTGAGGGCAATGGTCCGGTGGCGGCATTGGATGCTGCACTCCGCAAAGCCTTAATCAATGTCTACCCTGAAATTGCATCCTTTCATCTGACGGATTACAAAGTGCGAATTCTGGATGGAACCGCTGGCACTTCGGCAAAAACCCGTGTACTGATCGAGTCCAGCAATGGGCATCAACGCTGGACAACAGTGGGGGTTTCCGGCAACATCCTGGAAGCCTCATATCACGCTGTTGTCGAAGGACTGGAATACGGTTTGCTGTTGCAACAACAAGCGAAGGAGGCGATCGCGGCATCAGCATCGTGA
- a CDS encoding urease (IMG reference gene:2510097771~PFAM: Amidohydrolase family; Urease alpha-subunit, N-terminal domain~TIGRFAM: urease, alpha subunit): MSYRMNRHAYAETFGPTVGDRVRLADTDLIIEVEQDHTTYGDEVKFGGGKVIRDGMGQSPITNADGAVDAVITNALILDWWGIVKADVGIKDGKIHAIGKAGNPYIQDNVNIIIGPGTEAIAGEGMILTAGGIDSHIHFICPQQIEVAIASGITTMIGGGTGPASGTNATTCTPGPWNIYRMLQAADAFPMNLGFLGKGNAAKPEGLREQVEAGAIGLKLHEDWGTTPASIDTCLTVADEYDVQVAIHTDTLNEAGFVEDTIAAFKNRVIHTYHTEGAGGGHAPDIIKVCGQANVLPSSTNPTRPYTINTLDEHLDMLMVCHHLDPGIAEDVAFAESRIRRETIAAEDILHDLGAFSIISSDSQAMGRIGEVIIRTWQTGHKMKYQRGWLPPAGEGGINGVDLHNHNDNFRAKRYVAKYTINPAITHGIADYVGSIEVGKLADLCLWRPAMFGVKPELVLKGGMIAWAQMGDANASIPTPQPVHMRPMFASFGGAMTATSLTFLSKAAIASGIPDQLKLQKQTVAVANIRQLTKRDMKLNDVLPEMDVDPETYEVRADGQLLTCEPATELPMTQRYFLF; the protein is encoded by the coding sequence ATGAGCTATCGCATGAACCGCCATGCCTACGCGGAAACGTTTGGTCCCACCGTGGGCGATCGCGTTCGGCTTGCCGATACCGACTTAATTATTGAAGTGGAGCAAGACCACACTACCTACGGAGATGAGGTCAAGTTTGGTGGTGGGAAGGTAATTCGCGATGGCATGGGGCAATCTCCAATCACCAATGCTGATGGTGCAGTGGATGCAGTAATTACCAATGCACTGATTCTGGATTGGTGGGGTATCGTCAAAGCCGATGTGGGGATTAAAGATGGCAAAATTCACGCTATTGGCAAAGCAGGCAATCCCTACATTCAGGACAACGTGAATATCATCATCGGTCCTGGCACGGAGGCGATCGCGGGGGAAGGCATGATTCTCACTGCAGGTGGGATTGATAGCCACATTCACTTTATTTGCCCACAGCAAATTGAGGTCGCGATCGCATCCGGAATTACAACAATGATTGGTGGCGGTACCGGCCCTGCCTCCGGCACCAACGCCACCACCTGCACGCCCGGTCCATGGAACATTTACCGGATGCTGCAAGCAGCAGATGCATTCCCGATGAATCTAGGTTTTCTCGGCAAAGGCAACGCCGCTAAACCCGAAGGACTGCGGGAACAAGTAGAAGCAGGAGCCATAGGGTTGAAACTGCATGAAGATTGGGGCACAACTCCAGCCTCGATCGATACCTGCCTCACTGTTGCCGATGAATATGATGTGCAGGTTGCCATCCACACCGATACGTTAAATGAAGCTGGCTTTGTGGAAGATACGATCGCCGCCTTCAAAAATCGCGTCATCCACACTTACCACACGGAAGGTGCAGGCGGGGGACACGCTCCTGATATCATCAAAGTTTGCGGGCAGGCGAATGTGTTGCCTTCTTCCACCAATCCCACTCGCCCCTACACCATCAACACTTTAGACGAACACCTGGATATGTTGATGGTTTGCCATCATTTAGATCCTGGAATTGCTGAAGATGTCGCCTTTGCCGAATCTCGCATCCGTCGCGAAACCATCGCCGCCGAAGACATTCTGCATGATCTGGGAGCCTTCAGCATTATTTCTTCCGATTCACAGGCAATGGGACGCATCGGTGAAGTCATCATCCGCACCTGGCAAACGGGACACAAAATGAAATACCAGCGCGGCTGGCTTCCTCCCGCTGGCGAGGGAGGCATTAACGGAGTCGATCTCCACAACCACAACGACAACTTCCGTGCCAAACGCTACGTCGCCAAATACACGATCAATCCTGCCATTACGCATGGCATTGCCGATTACGTGGGTTCGATTGAAGTCGGTAAACTCGCTGATCTCTGCCTCTGGCGACCTGCCATGTTTGGGGTCAAACCAGAACTCGTGCTCAAAGGCGGCATGATTGCCTGGGCACAGATGGGCGATGCCAATGCCAGCATCCCCACACCGCAACCTGTTCACATGCGTCCGATGTTCGCCAGTTTTGGTGGTGCAATGACCGCAACTTCACTCACGTTTCTATCAAAAGCCGCGATTGCAAGCGGCATCCCCGACCAACTCAAGCTACAAAAACAAACCGTCGCTGTTGCTAATATTCGCCAGCTCACTAAGCGCGACATGAAACTCAACGACGTACTGCCTGAAATGGACGTAGATCCCGAAACCTACGAAGTCCGCGCTGACGGTCAACTCCTCACCTGCGAACCCGCCACCGAACTTCCCATGACTCAACGCTACTTCTTGTTTTAG
- a CDS encoding hypothetical protein (IMG reference gene:2510097774), with protein MTITPTPHLELPQLDEIVDGLPNISGWEDAVQAVTRGTDPVFLPHTNLRLEEVHSAFAIALHMHQPTIPAGWEGALISNLQYMFEHQSEGDNHNAGGFAWCYARMAEFIPELVSHGANPRIMLDYSGNLLWGLRQMGRGDVLENLKRITCDSTYQPYVEWLGTLWGHAVVPSTPIPDLKLHIQAWQHHFAAIFGWEALARVKGFSPPEMHLPNHPDTLYEFVKALNDCGYRWMLVQEHTVETLDGQPLGYKHIPHRLVARSSQGETTSIIVLVKTQGSDTKLVGQMQPYYEATSQPAKPTLGGIVVPSLVTQIADGENGGVMMNEFPDAFKKATYEMMHQLRTVAMTGTEYLELIAAAGVQPSDFPTCQPVGQCQLWRYMAQENCSVEAAIAAIQESNPNFQMEGASWTNHISWVQGYENVLNPMNQLSAHFHAKFDPLVQQNPETTRIFSYRQALLYNLVLQTSCFRYWGHGVWTDYAQRIYEQGKAAIARITDVA; from the coding sequence ATGACAATTACGCCAACTCCTCACCTGGAACTGCCTCAACTCGATGAGATTGTTGATGGCTTACCCAACATCTCCGGTTGGGAGGATGCAGTGCAGGCAGTGACCCGTGGAACCGACCCAGTGTTTTTACCGCATACAAATTTGCGGTTAGAGGAGGTGCATTCTGCGTTTGCGATCGCCCTGCACATGCACCAGCCCACAATTCCAGCCGGTTGGGAAGGTGCACTAATCAGCAACTTGCAATACATGTTTGAGCATCAGAGCGAGGGAGATAACCACAATGCTGGGGGCTTTGCCTGGTGCTATGCCCGCATGGCGGAGTTCATTCCCGAACTGGTATCTCATGGAGCCAATCCCCGCATTATGCTGGATTATTCTGGAAATCTGCTCTGGGGGCTGCGCCAGATGGGGCGGGGGGATGTGTTGGAGAATTTGAAGCGGATTACCTGCGACAGCACCTATCAGCCCTATGTAGAATGGCTAGGAACCCTGTGGGGACATGCGGTTGTTCCGTCTACTCCCATTCCCGACCTGAAACTGCATATCCAGGCATGGCAACACCATTTTGCTGCCATCTTTGGCTGGGAGGCGCTGGCACGGGTCAAGGGCTTTTCGCCTCCAGAGATGCATTTGCCCAACCATCCTGATACGCTATACGAATTTGTCAAAGCGTTAAATGACTGCGGCTATCGCTGGATGCTAGTTCAGGAACACACAGTAGAAACATTGGATGGGCAGCCATTGGGCTACAAGCACATTCCTCATCGTCTAGTGGCCCGTAGTTCTCAGGGCGAAACTACGAGCATCATTGTGTTGGTTAAAACGCAGGGGTCGGATACTAAACTGGTGGGACAGATGCAGCCTTACTACGAAGCAACATCGCAGCCAGCTAAGCCAACCCTTGGTGGTATTGTGGTTCCTTCCCTGGTGACGCAAATTGCCGATGGGGAAAATGGTGGTGTCATGATGAATGAGTTTCCGGATGCGTTCAAAAAAGCAACTTACGAAATGATGCACCAGTTGCGTACTGTTGCCATGACTGGAACGGAGTATCTGGAATTAATTGCAGCAGCGGGAGTACAACCATCCGATTTCCCAACCTGTCAACCAGTGGGGCAGTGTCAACTGTGGCGATACATGGCGCAGGAAAACTGTTCAGTTGAAGCTGCGATCGCGGCTATCCAGGAATCGAACCCCAACTTCCAGATGGAAGGTGCCTCCTGGACAAATCACATCAGTTGGGTGCAGGGCTACGAGAATGTGCTCAACCCTATGAATCAACTCAGCGCTCACTTCCACGCAAAATTCGATCCGCTGGTGCAACAAAACCCTGAAACAACTCGTATTTTCTCGTATCGTCAGGCATTACTTTACAATCTGGTGTTGCAAACCAGTTGTTTCCGCTATTGGGGGCATGGTGTGTGGACAGACTATGCGCAGCGTATTTATGAACAGGGGAAAGCCGCGATCGCTCGAATTACTGATGTTGCCTAG
- a CDS encoding putative phospholipid-binding protein, BON family (IMG reference gene:2510097770~PFAM: Putative phospholipid-binding domain), translating to MQALNRLMKIVGVCAIALVGLAHGNQSDSVQANVPKLSASLEQSQAARITQALSADDMADRVEDALEKHPTLKPFDLDADDEGNAIVIKGTVRTATQKALAEDIARKVAPGFTIINRITIR from the coding sequence ATGCAAGCATTGAACAGGTTGATGAAAATTGTTGGTGTTTGTGCGATCGCGCTAGTCGGGTTAGCGCATGGTAATCAGTCCGACAGCGTTCAGGCGAATGTTCCAAAACTCAGTGCTTCACTTGAACAAAGTCAGGCTGCTCGTATTACCCAGGCACTAAGTGCAGATGACATGGCAGACAGAGTGGAGGATGCACTTGAAAAGCATCCAACGCTGAAGCCTTTTGATCTAGACGCAGATGATGAAGGAAACGCAATTGTTATCAAGGGTACTGTTAGAACTGCGACACAAAAAGCTTTAGCAGAGGACATTGCAAGAAAAGTAGCTCCAGGATTCACAATCATTAACCGGATTACGATTCGGTAA
- a CDS encoding S-layer domain containing protein (IMG reference gene:2510097768~PFAM: S-layer homology domain), with the protein MSNKLNLKSSPALLIASALVTSSIAPFTIHAPAVAQSTFSDIQGSWAQTCIVELTQRGIISGYPDGSFRPNNPVTRAEYASMVGKAFPNAARIRSATNFVDVPSSYWAYNAISYASQTGFLSGYPGNVFNPGQNIPRAQVLVSLASGLNYAPSQPVASTLGLFADASAIPGYAQTGIAAATEKRLVVNHPDVRFLNPNQLASRAEVSAFLCQALTGTGQIASVVPSQYVVGGAPVAQERGQILAGSTIAVNYTAAPKIVVRPDESVDLTVTVASDVRNSRGVVAIPAGSQVIGRLVPVNRGSQFVAQTVVISGQQYALNASSQIIQTTKSVRDPSLLTTLGSAALSTGVAAIIGGTSGDRLHNAGNLILAGSVGAAVGSNQGRNLGSAIRDAAIGAALGAGAAGITGDRTITPKKVVTGAALGAAVGGALDRGTVGEVVVINTSTDLTLTVNSNVTLP; encoded by the coding sequence ATGTCTAACAAATTGAATCTAAAGTCCTCCCCCGCATTATTGATTGCTTCTGCATTGGTAACCAGTTCTATAGCTCCATTCACGATACATGCCCCTGCAGTGGCGCAATCTACCTTTTCTGATATTCAAGGAAGTTGGGCACAAACGTGCATCGTAGAACTGACTCAACGCGGCATCATTAGTGGGTATCCCGATGGCAGTTTCCGCCCAAATAATCCAGTCACTCGCGCTGAATATGCCTCCATGGTTGGGAAAGCCTTCCCAAATGCCGCTCGAATTCGCAGCGCCACTAATTTCGTTGATGTTCCCAGTAGCTATTGGGCATACAACGCGATTTCCTATGCCTCTCAGACTGGTTTTCTGTCCGGTTATCCTGGGAATGTTTTTAATCCAGGACAAAACATTCCCCGTGCTCAAGTTTTAGTATCACTTGCAAGTGGTTTAAATTACGCACCAAGCCAGCCTGTTGCTAGCACATTGGGACTCTTCGCAGATGCGTCGGCAATTCCTGGATATGCGCAAACTGGGATTGCGGCTGCAACCGAAAAACGGTTGGTGGTGAATCATCCTGATGTTCGGTTTCTGAATCCCAACCAGCTTGCTAGCCGTGCTGAAGTTTCTGCATTCCTGTGTCAGGCTCTAACAGGAACTGGACAAATTGCTTCTGTTGTTCCGAGTCAGTATGTGGTTGGGGGTGCGCCTGTCGCTCAAGAACGAGGACAAATTTTGGCAGGTAGCACGATCGCGGTTAACTATACAGCTGCGCCTAAGATCGTGGTGCGCCCCGATGAATCTGTAGATTTGACAGTGACTGTAGCATCGGATGTGCGGAATTCTCGGGGTGTGGTGGCTATTCCTGCAGGCAGCCAGGTGATTGGGCGATTAGTTCCTGTCAATAGGGGCTCCCAATTTGTGGCTCAAACAGTCGTTATTAGCGGTCAACAGTACGCGCTGAATGCCTCTTCGCAGATTATTCAAACCACGAAGAGTGTTCGTGATCCCAGTTTGCTGACCACGCTGGGTAGTGCTGCATTGAGTACTGGAGTTGCAGCGATTATTGGTGGTACATCTGGCGATCGCCTGCACAATGCTGGCAACCTGATTTTAGCAGGTAGTGTTGGGGCGGCGGTTGGCTCAAATCAGGGGCGCAACCTTGGTTCCGCAATCCGAGATGCAGCAATTGGGGCAGCACTGGGAGCTGGAGCAGCCGGCATTACAGGCGATCGCACCATTACTCCCAAAAAGGTTGTTACCGGGGCAGCGCTGGGTGCAGCAGTTGGTGGAGCACTTGATCGGGGCACGGTGGGCGAAGTGGTGGTGATTAACACGTCTACTGACTTAACATTGACTGTAAACAGCAACGTTACTCTGCCATAG